The sequence below is a genomic window from Lolium perenne isolate Kyuss_39 chromosome 7, Kyuss_2.0, whole genome shotgun sequence.
CTAGGGGACTGCTGGTTGATAGCATCAACACCTCTGTCGAAGAACAAGTCACAATGTTTCTTCATATCGTGGATCATAACCCGAGGTTCAGAGTAATCCATAGCACATTCAGGCAATCCACATGGACTATCTCTCGGTACTTCCAGCAGGTGTTATGCATAATTGGGGAGCTCAGAGGTGAAATGATCAAGCCAGCATCAACGAACACACCACCCAAGATCAAGAACATCTACAGGTGGTTCCCGTATTTCAGGGTGAGTACAAAATCATGTTCGTTCTACTTAATTATCGGATGCGTGGTACTGTCACAAACATGATTGTGTGCTAATTGTTTGTCAGAATTGCATTGGGGCTATTGATGGTACTCATGTGACTGCAAAGGTATCGATATCAATGTCTGCATCATTCCGCGGGAGGAACCACTACTCCAGTCAGAACGTGCTAGCAGCTATGGATTTTGATATGAGGTTCACATACGTGCTTGCTGGGTGGGAGGGTTCAGCTAATGATGCTAGCATCCTGGCCGACAGCTTGACTAGACATGATGGGTTGCAAATCGCCGAGGGTAAGTTCTACCTTATAGATGCTGGATATGCATGCCGACCTGGTATTTTACCCCCCTTCAGAAAATCAATGTACCACCTCAACGAGTTCAATCCCAGGAGCCGACCTTAGAATGCGAAATAGTTGTTCAATCTGAGACACTCAAGCCTTAGAGTCTCCATTGAGAGGACCTTTGCTGGATTGAAGAACAGGTGCAAGGTCCTTGACCAGAAACCGTTCCACGCTTTTGACACTCGAGTAAAGTTGGTCCTTGCTTGCTGCATTCTCCACATCTGGATCCTAGGTTGGG
It includes:
- the LOC139833628 gene encoding protein ALP1-like → MANLNYIYNCNDVESIQMLQMRRSPFYALVTTFKSRGLLVDSINTSVEEQVTMFLHIVDHNPRFRVIHSTFRQSTWTISRYFQQVLCIIGELRGEMIKPASTNTPPKIKNIYRWFPYFRNCIGAIDGTHVTAKVSISMSASFRGRNHYSSQNVLAAMDFDMRFTYVLAGWEGSANDASILADSLTRHDGLQIAEGWDEEDFFQEEFTLDEVEAGDNEAWKEKMEEWADAMWEVRGNTII